One window of Triticum dicoccoides isolate Atlit2015 ecotype Zavitan chromosome 5A, WEW_v2.0, whole genome shotgun sequence genomic DNA carries:
- the LOC119300500 gene encoding uncharacterized protein LOC119300500: protein MVSHRVKIEDAHNLSEQLAQKNTQAHLYSTAPAAPPPPRAAGLPHRLAAALLLSPSPSAPNLLRRHHSLLYLQPPAAVYLQFASKSVSVFVRDNFFKTECPARTPQGLGCHKTEPLTEIPSKSPRITTFEEPSNIAQNSPEEPPPSEPATPDLRRNNIRCPNVLHLSRTITRSIDERKKRLMIVTSTKKVTKVRSCAQ from the exons ATGGTGAGCCACCGTGTGAAAATAGAGGATGCTCATAATTTGAg CGAGCAGTTGGCCCAAAAAAATACACAAGCACACCTCTACTCGACGGcaccggcggcgccgccgccgccacgcgcgGCTGGTCTTCCTCACCGACTTGCCGCCGCCCTGTTGCTCTCCCCCTCCCCGTCCGCCCCCAATCTTCTCCGGCGCCACCACAGCCTCCTCTACCTCCAACCTCCTGCTGCCGTCTATCTCCAATTTGCATCGAAGTCGGTGTCCGTGTTCGTGCGGGACAACTTCTTCAAGACGGAGTGCCCAGCCCGAACTCCACAGGGACTTGGATGCCATAAGACCGAGCCCTTGACGGAAATCCCCAGTAAATCACCTCGCATCACAACTTTCGAAGAACCGTCCAATATCGCGCAGAATTCGCCGGAAGAACCTCCGCCGTCCGAGCCTGCTACACCTGACCTGAGGCGGAACAACATCCGCTGTCCGAACGTGCTACACCTGAG TCGTACCATTACGCGATCCATTGATGAGAGGAAGAAAAGGTTGATGATAGTAACCTCGACAAAGAAGGTCACCAAAGTTAGAAGTTGTGCACAATAA